One Fusarium poae strain DAOMC 252244 chromosome 4, whole genome shotgun sequence DNA window includes the following coding sequences:
- a CDS encoding hypothetical protein (SECRETED:SignalP(1-17)), with the protein MKASLFMVGASAILASASPIGNALQERAMKTEWVYEVVTVVVTEGAEPKKAAHTATVYEAPQAPKVTQEVVKVVKEQPAPAPAPVVVKEEAPKPVVKEEPAKPKVVTVWVDPKPTSKVVQEYKYTKEVVVKPAAPSPVYEAPAPVVEKAQTTIKKVVKPTPTRAEPKVTVEASIDTSGLSLEGAYDTVMLAYHNIHRANHSAPALEWDDELAGYAENTANGCVFEHDMDQGNGGYGQNLASWGATSDIDGLKNKAAAGGITNQWYDNEMSNWAFYGQENPPSEMNIDLYGHFTQVVWKDSTKVGCATVKCPAGTVLSFPSWYTVCNYNPQGNFGGRYGDNVLKPEGAKRVTV; encoded by the exons ATGAAGGCATCTTTGTTTATGGTCGGCGCTAGCGCCATTCTGGCCTCGGCCAGCCCCATCGGAAACGCTCTCCAGGAGCGTGCCATGAAGACCGAATGGGTCTACGAGGTTGTCACCGTCGTCGTCACTGAGGGTGCTGAGCCCAAGAAGGCTGCTCACACCGCAACTGTCTATGAGGCCCCCCAGGCTCCCAAGGTCACCCAGGAAGTTGTCAAGGTCGTCAAGGAGCAGCCcgctcctgctcctgctcctgtcgttgtcaaggaggaggcTCCCAAGCCTGTCGTCAAGGAAGAGCCTGCTAAGCCTAAAGTCGTCACTGTCTGGGTCGACCCTAAGCCTACCTCCAAGGTTGTTCAGGAGTATAAGTATACTAAGGAGGTCGTTGTGAAGCCTGCCGCTCCCTCTCCTGTTTACGAGGCCCCTGCGCCAGTTGTCGAGAAGGCTCAGACTACCATCAAGAAGGTCGTCAAGCCTACCCCCACCCGTGCCGAGCCCAAGGTCACTGTTGAAGCTAGCATCGACACCTCTGGCCTTTCTCTCGAGGGTGCCTACGACACCGTCATGCTTGCCTACCACAACATCCACCGCGCGAACCACTCTGCCCCCGCTCTTGAGTGGGACGATGAGCTCGCCGGCTACGCCGAGAACACTGCCAACGGTTGTGTCTTCGAGCACGACAT GGACCAAGGCAATGGCGGTTACGGCCAGAACCTCGCTTCCTGGGGTGCTACCAGCGACATTGATGGACTCAAGaacaaggctgctgctggtggTATTACCAACCAGTGGTACGACAATGAGATGTCCAACTGGGCTTTCTATGGCCAAGAGAACCCCCCCTCCGAGATGAACATTGACCTCTACGGTCACTTCACCCAGGTTGTCTGGAAGGACTCCACCAAGGTCGGCTGTGCCACTGTCAAGTGCCCTGCGGGAACTGTCCTCAGCTTCCCCTCGTGGTACACCGTTTGCAACTACAACCCTCAGG GTAACTTTGGTGGCCGCTACGGCGACAACGTTCTCAAGCCCGAGGGCGCCAAGCGTGTTACTGTCTAG